The sequence below is a genomic window from Gammaproteobacteria bacterium.
GGGTTTGATGGCGTTGTGGTGGGCACAGCACTTGTCAAACACCAGTTAGCTGACGATGTGGTCGAGTGCCAAACACTCATGCAAGCACTTGCTCAGGCAGTTGTCAGGTCTCAGCGGGACTGACGCATCACCGAGTAGATGGCACCATTGGCATCGTCGGAGACGAGCAGGGTGCCATTTTTAAGGAACACGACATCGACAGGTCGGCCTCTCACTTGCCCCGATGTGTCGAGGAATCCATCAAGGAACATTGTCTGGCCAATGACGGCATCACCATTTAAGCGCAATGCAACGACACGATAGCCGATCTTTTGGCTCCGGTTCCAGGAGCCGTGTTGAGCGATCAACAAGTCGCCAACCTCGCTTCGCCAATCCTTATCGTGGACAAAGGTCAACCCAAGCGGGGCAACATGGGCTGCAAACTCCCACACAGGAGGATGAATGGTAAGGTCTTTGGGTCGTTGTTTGCCAAAAATGGGATCGATTGTCGAGCGACCATGTAGGTATGGAAAGCCATAGTGCGGAACGCCGCCGGACAGCTCGGATTTCTGCATGGGCAATCGATTGAGTTCATCCGGCGGCAAGTCATCGCCGAGCCAGTCTCGACCATTGTCGGTAAACCACAGAAATTGACGTTTTGGATCCCAAGCCATCCCGACGGCGTTTCGGATGCCCGCCGCAAGCACCTCAAATTGTCTTGTTGCCAAGTGAAACCGAGTCAAAATGCCGAATTGTTCTTCGTCAACTTGGCAGATATTGCATGGAACACCGATGCTTATGATCAAAGATTGCTGGCCATCGCACACCGCATAGCGCCAGCCATGGTGGCGCTTGGCTGGCAGCCCATGATAGATGCGTGTGCCCTGAAATGGCGCTTGAATAGGAAATCGAAGAATGCTTTGGTTGGTGACGACATAAAGCGAAGTGCCGCACACAGCAATGCCATTGGGCATATCCAGATTTTCAGCGACCAACTGCTTGCG
It includes:
- a CDS encoding sorbosone dehydrogenase family protein encodes the protein RKQLVAENLDMPNGIAVCGTSLYVVTNQSILRFPIQAPFQGTRIYHGLPAKRHHGWRYAVCDGQQSLIISIGVPCNICQVDEEQFGILTRFHLATRQFEVLAAGIRNAVGMAWDPKRQFLWFTDNGRDWLGDDLPPDELNRLPMQKSELSGGVPHYGFPYLHGRSTIDPIFGKQRPKDLTIHPPVWEFAAHVAPLGLTFVHDKDWRSEVGDLLIAQHGSWNRSQKIGYRVVALRLNGDAVIGQTMFLDGFLDTSGQVRGRPVDVVFLKNGTLLVSDDANGAIYSVMRQSR